A DNA window from Candidatus Latescibacterota bacterium contains the following coding sequences:
- a CDS encoding GNAT family N-acetyltransferase, with protein sequence MTDKQLQDKLRIELIGRGHAELPAFLEALPRDSGWPPNTVLSLTDREPTEFERAERYVAAFADGAIVGALSLHPAAAGNYHRMHNLHFHIDILPAWQGKGVGTALMRRLIDHAREEGFWRIYLGTLSWNQRALELFGRFGFRVEGISRAAYRVKTRTGEDYFLDGLGMALWIGPRLEMKPGDWRLTTIREEPIEDEPCFDCDGELDTRELVALYEAVGDQRHRFPRMVKGAWRNSDLAVTARVNGQLVGIARGITDRATTFFVCDVMVHPEHQGRGYGTELMRRLVEPFKDIYQIVLLTDPQTLPFYTRLGYMHWQSAALQMHPPRPETV encoded by the coding sequence TTGACGGACAAGCAGTTACAGGACAAGCTGCGCATCGAGCTCATCGGGCGCGGGCACGCCGAACTCCCGGCCTTCCTGGAGGCGCTGCCCCGTGACTCGGGCTGGCCGCCGAATACCGTCCTCTCGCTGACCGACCGGGAGCCCACGGAGTTCGAGCGGGCGGAGCGCTACGTGGCCGCCTTCGCCGACGGCGCCATCGTCGGCGCGCTCAGCCTGCACCCGGCGGCGGCGGGCAACTACCACCGGATGCACAACCTGCACTTCCACATCGACATCCTCCCCGCCTGGCAAGGCAAGGGCGTGGGCACGGCGCTGATGCGGCGGCTCATCGACCACGCGCGGGAGGAGGGCTTCTGGCGCATCTACCTGGGCACCCTGTCCTGGAACCAGCGCGCCCTGGAGCTCTTCGGCCGCTTCGGCTTCCGGGTGGAGGGCATCAGCCGCGCCGCCTACCGCGTGAAGACGCGCACCGGCGAGGACTACTTCCTCGACGGCCTCGGCATGGCGCTCTGGATCGGCCCCCGCCTCGAGATGAAGCCCGGCGACTGGCGCCTGACCACGATCCGCGAGGAACCCATCGAGGACGAACCCTGCTTCGACTGCGACGGCGAACTCGACACCCGGGAGCTCGTCGCGCTCTACGAAGCGGTGGGCGACCAGCGGCACCGCTTCCCGCGGATGGTCAAGGGCGCCTGGCGCAACAGCGACCTCGCCGTGACCGCGCGCGTGAACGGACAGCTGGTGGGCATCGCGCGGGGCATCACCGATCGCGCCACGACCTTCTTCGTCTGCGACGTGATGGTCCACCCCGAGCACCAGGGCCGCGGCTACGGCACCGAGCTCATGCGCCGCCTGGTGGAGCCCTTCAAGGACATCTACCAGATCGTGCTGCTCACCGACCCCCAGACCCTGCCCTTCTACACGCGGCTCGGCTATATGCACTGGCAGAGCGCCGCGCTGCAGATGCACCCGCCCCGTCCGGAAACCGTCTAG
- the hpt gene encoding hypoxanthine phosphoribosyltransferase, with the protein MARAEERKLADETKVARILLTEKQIQTRVQELGAELARRYEGQRPVLVTLLRGGFIFLADLTRATRIPHEVDFMLVRSYEGAHSSGTVQIVQDLSKNIEGRHVVLVEDIVDTGLTLAYIREHLSLRNPASLMVCSLLDKRDARQVEVPIELVGFPIENEFVVGYGLDYNQLYRNLPYLAVIDPDQA; encoded by the coding sequence ATGGCCCGGGCGGAGGAGAGAAAGCTGGCAGACGAGACCAAGGTTGCGCGCATCCTCCTGACGGAGAAGCAGATCCAGACGCGCGTGCAGGAGCTGGGCGCCGAGCTGGCCCGCCGCTACGAGGGGCAGCGTCCGGTGCTGGTGACCCTGCTGCGGGGCGGGTTCATCTTCCTGGCGGACCTGACCCGCGCCACCCGCATCCCCCACGAGGTGGACTTCATGCTCGTGCGCAGCTACGAGGGCGCGCACAGCAGCGGGACGGTGCAGATCGTCCAGGACCTGAGCAAGAACATCGAGGGTCGGCACGTGGTGCTGGTGGAGGACATCGTGGACACGGGTCTCACGCTGGCCTACATCCGCGAGCACCTGAGCCTGCGGAACCCGGCGAGCCTGATGGTGTGTTCGCTGCTGGACAAGCGCGACGCGCGCCAGGTGGAGGTGCCCATCGAGCTGGTGGGCTTCCCCATCGAGAACGAGTTCGTGGTGGGCTACGGGCTGGACTACAACCAGCTCTACCGCAACCTTCCCTACCTGGCGGTCATCGACCCCGATCAGGCCTGA
- a CDS encoding ATP-dependent zinc metalloprotease FtsH, whose protein sequence is MDELDADNLKEVDFVGDTVKGRFRKSVSITQHGEAVEVERFTLHLRDPGFDMLEAIRKHSTDTHPIVITTKPEGVNWWGTLIYWAPILLLVLLWFFFIRQMQGGSNRAFSFGKSRAKLVGGDKPRVTFEDVAGAEEAKVELNEIVEFLSDPKKFKRMGARIPRGALLVGPPGTGKTLLAKAVAGEARVPFYSMSGSDFVEMFVGVGASRVRDLFEQGKKNAPCIIFVDELDAVGRHRGAGLGGGHDEREQTLNQLLVEMDGFDTSEGVILLAATNRPDVLDPALLRPGRFDRQIVVDMPDVKGREGILRVHMRNVPVADDVNVKVLAQGTPGLSGAELANIVNEAALLAARLNHDKVYMVDFDEARDKVMIGPERRSRVLSDETRRKTAYHEAGHAILGCELEHADTLHKVTIVARGMAGGVTHFLPNEEKLMYRDRDYLLDQITMALGGLVAENLVYGRHTSGPQSDIQRITSIARTMVTRWGMSDTLGPIAYGENEEMVFLGRSLQHHQNFSERTAQLIDEEVRRLVDSCLQRATEILREQRAALDALADALLERETLTGDEVLMVMRGETLPPFDRDAAEAARRRKEEQEVSRGERIDQVLEEARRREHGPDGNGDGGQLDLIPDGDRAGSEGPERSSD, encoded by the coding sequence ATGGACGAGCTCGATGCGGACAACCTGAAGGAAGTGGACTTCGTCGGCGACACGGTGAAGGGGCGCTTCCGCAAGAGCGTGTCCATCACCCAGCACGGCGAGGCGGTGGAGGTGGAGCGCTTCACGCTGCACCTGCGCGACCCGGGCTTCGACATGCTCGAGGCCATCCGCAAGCACTCCACCGACACGCATCCGATCGTCATCACCACCAAGCCCGAGGGCGTGAACTGGTGGGGCACGCTGATCTACTGGGCGCCGATCCTGCTGCTCGTGCTGCTGTGGTTCTTCTTCATCCGCCAGATGCAGGGCGGCAGCAACCGCGCGTTCAGCTTCGGCAAGAGCCGCGCGAAGCTGGTGGGCGGCGACAAGCCGCGCGTCACCTTCGAGGACGTGGCCGGCGCCGAGGAGGCGAAGGTCGAACTCAACGAGATCGTCGAGTTCCTCAGCGACCCGAAGAAGTTCAAGCGGATGGGCGCGCGTATCCCCCGCGGCGCGCTGCTGGTGGGACCGCCCGGCACGGGCAAGACGCTGCTCGCCAAGGCCGTGGCCGGCGAGGCGCGGGTGCCCTTCTACTCGATGAGCGGCTCGGACTTCGTGGAGATGTTCGTCGGCGTGGGCGCGAGCCGCGTGCGCGACCTCTTCGAGCAGGGCAAGAAGAACGCCCCCTGCATCATCTTCGTGGACGAGCTCGACGCCGTCGGCCGCCACCGCGGCGCCGGCCTGGGCGGCGGCCACGACGAGCGCGAGCAGACCCTCAACCAGCTGCTCGTGGAGATGGACGGCTTCGACACCAGCGAGGGCGTCATCCTGCTGGCGGCCACCAACCGCCCTGACGTGCTCGACCCGGCGCTGCTGCGCCCGGGCCGCTTCGACCGGCAGATCGTGGTGGACATGCCCGACGTCAAGGGCCGCGAGGGCATCCTGCGCGTGCACATGCGCAACGTGCCGGTGGCGGACGACGTCAACGTGAAGGTGCTCGCCCAGGGCACGCCGGGCCTGAGCGGCGCGGAGCTGGCGAACATCGTCAACGAGGCGGCGCTGCTCGCCGCGCGGCTGAACCACGACAAGGTCTACATGGTGGACTTCGACGAGGCCCGCGACAAGGTGATGATCGGCCCCGAGCGCCGCAGCCGCGTGCTCAGCGACGAGACCCGCCGCAAGACGGCCTACCACGAGGCGGGCCACGCGATCCTCGGCTGCGAGCTGGAGCACGCCGACACTCTGCACAAGGTCACGATCGTCGCGCGGGGCATGGCCGGGGGCGTCACGCACTTCCTGCCCAACGAAGAGAAGCTGATGTACCGCGACCGCGACTACCTGCTCGACCAGATCACCATGGCCCTGGGCGGCCTGGTGGCGGAGAACCTGGTCTACGGGCGGCACACCAGCGGCCCGCAGAGCGACATCCAGCGCATCACGAGCATCGCGCGCACCATGGTGACGCGCTGGGGCATGAGCGACACGCTCGGGCCCATCGCCTACGGCGAGAACGAGGAGATGGTCTTCCTCGGCCGTTCGCTCCAGCACCATCAGAACTTCAGCGAGCGCACGGCGCAGCTCATCGACGAGGAGGTGCGCCGCCTCGTGGACAGCTGCCTGCAGCGCGCGACGGAGATCCTGCGCGAGCAGCGCGCGGCCCTCGACGCCCTCGCCGACGCCCTGCTCGAGCGCGAGACGCTGACGGGCGACGAGGTGCTCATGGTCATGCGCGGCGAGACGCTCCCGCCCTTCGACCGCGACGCCGCCGAGGCGGCCCGCCGGCGCAAGGAGGAGCAGGAGGTCAGCCGGGGCGAGCGCATCGACCAGGTGCTCGAAGAGGCCCGGCGCCGCGAGCACGGTCCGGACGGCAACGGCGACGGCGGTCAGCTCGATCTGATCCCCGACGGAGACCGTGCCGGCTCGGAAGGTCCCGAGCGCTCGAGCGACTGA
- a CDS encoding MBOAT family protein, giving the protein MLFNSLAYLLFLATVLLLCLALPRRWHWPVLLAASYAFYMSWNPAYVLLLVFSTLTDYAVARGLATQREPASRRLLLGASLVVNLGLLFTFRYWRFFRETAQLAAGALGLHWQLPDSHLLLPVGISFYTFQTLGYSIDVWRGELPPERHLGRFALYVSFFPQLVAGPIERARRLLPQLADPPRMHWALAAEGGERILWGLFKKTVIADRLGLYVDAVYGNLARHDPASHLLATWLFALQIYCDFSAYSDIAIGSARLLGYRLEENFRRPYFSEGMVAFWRRWHISLSTWLRDYLYIPLGGSRRGEPRTLLNLGITMLLGGLWHGANWTFVIWGAYHGALLALAHLWRRARIPALPGRWLRVALTFQLVSVGWVFFRAPDLGGALRVLAGWAGARGAWGPPFVDPNTLAHAALGLALLLLVELVQERSRGETAWILGRPAWARWAASYGLVLAIVLFGVEQGAQFIYFQF; this is encoded by the coding sequence ATGCTCTTCAACTCCCTCGCCTATCTCCTCTTCCTGGCGACGGTGCTGCTGCTCTGCCTCGCGCTGCCGCGGCGCTGGCACTGGCCGGTGCTGCTCGCGGCCTCCTACGCCTTCTACATGAGCTGGAATCCGGCCTACGTGCTCCTGCTCGTGTTCTCCACGCTCACCGACTACGCGGTGGCGCGCGGGCTGGCCACGCAGCGCGAGCCCGCGTCGCGGCGGCTGCTGCTGGGCGCGAGCCTCGTCGTGAACCTGGGCCTGCTCTTCACCTTCCGCTACTGGCGCTTCTTCCGCGAGACGGCCCAGCTCGCCGCCGGCGCGCTCGGCCTGCACTGGCAGCTGCCCGACAGCCACCTGCTGCTGCCGGTGGGCATCAGCTTCTACACCTTCCAGACGCTCGGCTACAGCATCGACGTCTGGCGCGGCGAGCTGCCCCCGGAGCGACACCTCGGCCGCTTCGCGCTCTACGTGAGCTTCTTCCCGCAGCTCGTGGCCGGTCCCATCGAACGGGCGCGCCGGCTGCTGCCACAGCTCGCCGACCCGCCGCGGATGCACTGGGCACTGGCGGCCGAAGGCGGCGAACGCATCCTCTGGGGCCTCTTCAAGAAGACCGTCATCGCCGACCGCCTCGGCCTCTACGTCGACGCGGTCTACGGCAACCTGGCGCGCCACGACCCGGCCAGCCACCTGCTCGCCACCTGGCTCTTCGCGCTGCAGATCTACTGCGACTTCTCCGCCTACTCGGACATCGCCATCGGCTCGGCGCGCCTGCTGGGCTACCGGCTGGAGGAGAACTTCCGCAGGCCCTACTTCAGCGAGGGGATGGTCGCGTTCTGGCGGCGCTGGCACATCAGCCTGTCCACCTGGCTGCGGGACTACCTCTACATCCCCCTGGGCGGCAGCCGCCGCGGCGAGCCGCGCACCCTGCTGAACCTGGGCATCACGATGCTGCTGGGGGGACTCTGGCACGGCGCGAACTGGACCTTCGTCATCTGGGGCGCCTACCACGGCGCGCTGCTGGCGCTGGCCCACCTGTGGCGGCGCGCGCGCATCCCCGCGCTGCCGGGGCGCTGGCTGCGGGTCGCCCTCACCTTCCAGCTCGTGAGCGTGGGCTGGGTGTTCTTCCGCGCGCCGGATCTCGGCGGCGCGCTCCGCGTGCTGGCCGGCTGGGCCGGGGCGCGCGGCGCCTGGGGGCCGCCCTTCGTGGATCCGAACACGCTGGCCCACGCCGCGCTGGGCCTGGCGCTGCTGCTGCTGGTGGAGCTGGTGCAGGAGCGCAGCCGGGGCGAGACGGCCTGGATCCTCGGGCGCCCCGCCTGGGCGCGCTGGGCGGCGAGCTACGGGCTCGTGCTGGCCATCGTGCTCTTCGGCGTGGAGCAGGGCGCGCAGTTCATCTACTTCCAGTTCTGA
- a CDS encoding Glu/Leu/Phe/Val dehydrogenase has product MLGDNGVHSPRTWVDGDQAHFRRHKERHSVARGFSVAVAGASVLRQAQLRFEAAARRLELSEAERELLGSPRLELHFRIPVRLDDGRPRIFSGFCILHSDALGPAKGGLRFHPQESADRVRALAMGMTWQSAALGLPLGGCAGGVICDPHGLGAHETEALARGWTRQAGAALGARRLVPGPDVMVGERELMWLLDELETLGGARAPGAVAGKGLVLGGSRGCPQAAGYGLVYLLREALRERDLRLDAVRVSVQGYGTVARHAVQLLTQLGATVTCVSSWDAAAGAARAFVKPAGVDPRELEPITDRHGSIDAARAEALGYTVLPGDAWLEQEVEILLPAALEQQLREDNVARTHSALRLVVEGAGSAVSEGAAAALAARGVAVLPDLLANAGGLVCSYFEQVQGEVNYAWDADEVLGRLDLTLTSAYQAVSALAERARVDLREAALLLAVERVAAACRARRWV; this is encoded by the coding sequence ATGCTGGGTGACAACGGCGTTCACAGCCCAAGAACATGGGTGGATGGCGACCAGGCACATTTTCGGCGGCACAAGGAAAGGCACTCCGTCGCGAGGGGGTTCAGCGTGGCTGTCGCCGGGGCCAGCGTTCTCCGCCAAGCCCAGCTCCGCTTCGAGGCCGCCGCCCGGCGTCTCGAGCTCAGCGAGGCCGAGCGCGAGCTGCTCGGCAGCCCCCGCCTCGAGCTGCACTTCCGCATTCCCGTCCGCCTGGACGACGGCCGCCCGCGCATCTTCAGCGGCTTCTGCATCCTCCACAGCGACGCCCTCGGCCCCGCCAAGGGCGGCCTGCGCTTCCACCCCCAGGAGTCGGCCGACCGGGTGCGCGCCCTGGCCATGGGGATGACCTGGCAGTCGGCCGCCCTCGGCCTGCCCTTGGGCGGCTGCGCCGGCGGGGTGATCTGCGATCCCCACGGGCTCGGCGCCCACGAGACGGAGGCGCTGGCCCGGGGCTGGACGCGCCAGGCCGGCGCGGCGCTGGGCGCGCGGCGCCTGGTGCCGGGGCCGGACGTCATGGTGGGCGAGCGCGAGCTGATGTGGCTGCTGGACGAGCTGGAGACGCTGGGCGGCGCGCGCGCCCCCGGCGCGGTGGCTGGCAAGGGCCTGGTGCTCGGCGGCTCGCGGGGCTGCCCCCAGGCCGCGGGCTACGGGCTCGTCTACCTGCTGCGCGAGGCGCTGCGCGAGCGCGACCTGCGCCTGGACGCCGTGCGCGTGAGCGTGCAGGGCTACGGCACCGTGGCCCGTCACGCCGTGCAGCTGCTGACCCAGCTCGGCGCCACAGTGACCTGCGTGAGCAGCTGGGACGCCGCCGCCGGCGCGGCCCGCGCCTTCGTGAAGCCGGCCGGGGTGGACCCGCGCGAGCTGGAGCCGATCACCGACCGGCACGGGAGCATCGACGCCGCCCGGGCCGAGGCGCTCGGCTACACCGTGCTGCCCGGCGACGCCTGGCTGGAGCAGGAGGTGGAGATCCTCCTGCCGGCCGCGCTGGAGCAGCAGCTCCGCGAGGACAACGTGGCGCGCACGCACTCGGCCCTGCGCCTGGTGGTGGAGGGGGCGGGCAGCGCGGTGAGCGAGGGTGCGGCGGCGGCCCTGGCCGCGCGGGGCGTCGCCGTGCTCCCCGACCTGCTGGCCAACGCCGGCGGGCTCGTCTGCAGCTACTTCGAGCAGGTGCAGGGCGAGGTCAACTACGCCTGGGACGCCGACGAGGTGCTGGGCCGCCTCGACCTCACGCTCACCTCGGCCTACCAGGCCGTGAGCGCCCTGGCCGAGCGCGCGCGCGTGGACCTGCGCGAGGCGGCGCTGCTGCTCGCCGTGGAGCGCGTGGCCGCGGCCTGCCGGGCGCGGCGCTGGGTATGA
- a CDS encoding TIGR00159 family protein — translation MNELLFTVLNVLDILVVAFIFYRLYILVRGTRAALMLNGFLVILIASLLAQWIGLTTLNWILSNLRTVWVIAFIVLFQHELRSALAQLGRNRIVGLFLKVEKDVGYIQEITRAVEGLARSGLGALIVLEREMGLRNYAENGVLVNAAVNADLIETIFTPPSPLHDGAVIVNEGTLVAARVILPLSQDPNLSRVLGTRHRAAIGITEETDALVVVVSEETRTISLAEAGMLERDLDVAGLRKMLIAKLQPEASERGAAA, via the coding sequence TTGAACGAGCTCCTGTTCACCGTCCTGAACGTGCTGGACATCCTCGTGGTGGCCTTCATCTTCTACCGCCTCTACATCCTGGTGCGCGGCACCCGCGCCGCGCTCATGCTGAACGGGTTCCTCGTCATCCTGATCGCCAGCCTCCTGGCCCAGTGGATCGGCCTGACCACGCTCAACTGGATCCTCAGCAACCTGCGCACGGTGTGGGTGATCGCGTTCATCGTCCTGTTCCAGCACGAGCTGCGCAGCGCGCTGGCCCAGCTGGGACGGAACCGCATCGTGGGCCTCTTCCTCAAGGTCGAGAAGGACGTGGGCTACATCCAGGAGATCACCCGCGCCGTCGAAGGGCTCGCGCGCTCGGGCCTGGGCGCGCTGATCGTGCTCGAGCGCGAGATGGGCCTGCGCAACTACGCCGAGAACGGCGTGCTGGTGAACGCGGCGGTGAACGCGGATCTCATCGAGACGATCTTCACGCCGCCCTCGCCACTGCACGACGGCGCCGTGATCGTCAACGAGGGCACGCTGGTGGCGGCGCGGGTCATTTTGCCGCTGTCCCAGGACCCCAACCTCAGCCGCGTGCTGGGCACGCGGCACCGGGCGGCCATCGGCATCACCGAGGAGACCGACGCCCTCGTGGTGGTGGTGAGCGAGGAGACGCGCACCATCAGCCTGGCCGAGGCGGGCATGCTCGAGCGCGACCTCGACGTGGCCGGCCTGCGCAAGATGCTCATCGCCAAGCTCCAGCCCGAGGCCAGCGAGCGCGGCGCCGCCGCCTGA
- the tilS gene encoding tRNA lysidine(34) synthetase TilS codes for MHAFLEVRFAPALEALLPPPGRRAPLLVACSGGGDSVALAALTADAAPALGVRVHLAHLDHGLRPGSAAEGDAVADLGERMGLPVLRRRLEVPNEGNLEAEARRARYAALGELAADCGAGAVLTGHTADDRVETLWLWLLRGTGLNGLTPLPASRALAPGSPLRVLRPLLDFRREELRGWLRARGLGWVEDPSNDDRSLRRNRIRHELLPLLERDYGARPEAGASRLMAQMAEVARYLDAQLAAAGLDDEALRAPVLDRRLLAALPAVLARRALLRALGARQRFDGEAVERLLARLPEPTNATVELSGGWEAALVGDALVLRRRGERGAVPAGLVQAALPPGGIDLPLAPARLDLGAGWALQVRWGDAAAPGSPRTAHFDADRLDGPLRLVTPPPPTTMRTLGGPGRRSLKRFFSDHRIPGEYRERWPVLLDSHARPLWLPGLARSDIAPVTPQTRRCLCLDLEGPSA; via the coding sequence ATGCACGCCTTCCTCGAAGTCCGCTTCGCCCCCGCCCTCGAGGCCCTGCTGCCTCCGCCCGGCCGCCGCGCGCCGCTGCTCGTGGCCTGCTCCGGCGGCGGCGACAGCGTGGCCCTGGCCGCGCTCACGGCCGATGCCGCGCCGGCGCTCGGCGTGCGGGTCCATCTGGCCCACCTGGACCACGGCCTGCGCCCCGGGTCGGCCGCCGAGGGCGACGCCGTGGCCGACCTCGGCGAGCGAATGGGCCTGCCGGTGCTGCGGCGGCGCCTGGAGGTTCCGAACGAGGGCAACCTGGAGGCCGAGGCGCGTCGGGCGCGCTACGCCGCGCTGGGCGAGCTGGCGGCGGACTGCGGGGCGGGGGCCGTCCTCACCGGCCACACGGCCGACGACCGCGTCGAAACCCTCTGGCTCTGGCTGCTGCGCGGCACGGGCCTGAACGGTCTGACCCCTCTGCCCGCGAGCCGGGCGCTCGCCCCCGGTTCGCCCCTGCGAGTGCTGCGTCCGCTCCTCGACTTCCGCCGCGAGGAGCTGCGCGGCTGGCTGCGCGCCCGTGGGCTCGGCTGGGTGGAGGACCCCAGCAACGACGACCGGAGTCTCCGTCGCAATCGCATCCGGCACGAGCTGCTACCGCTGCTGGAGCGGGACTACGGCGCCAGGCCCGAGGCGGGCGCGAGTCGCCTGATGGCCCAGATGGCCGAGGTCGCCCGCTACCTGGACGCGCAGCTGGCCGCGGCTGGCCTCGACGACGAGGCCCTGCGGGCGCCGGTGCTCGATCGGCGGCTGCTCGCGGCCCTGCCGGCGGTCCTGGCCCGGCGCGCCCTGCTGCGTGCGCTCGGCGCGCGGCAGCGCTTCGATGGCGAGGCCGTCGAGCGCCTGCTCGCGCGCCTGCCGGAGCCCACGAACGCAACGGTGGAGCTGTCCGGCGGCTGGGAGGCGGCGCTCGTGGGGGACGCCCTCGTCCTTCGGCGCCGGGGCGAGCGGGGCGCCGTGCCCGCGGGACTGGTCCAGGCCGCGCTGCCCCCCGGGGGCATCGACCTCCCCCTGGCGCCGGCCCGTCTCGACCTGGGCGCCGGCTGGGCGCTCCAGGTCCGCTGGGGCGACGCCGCGGCGCCGGGGTCGCCGCGCACCGCCCACTTCGACGCGGATCGCCTCGACGGCCCCCTCCGCCTGGTGACGCCCCCGCCCCCCACGACCATGCGCACGCTCGGGGGCCCGGGCCGGCGCTCCCTGAAACGCTTCTTCAGCGACCACAGGATCCCCGGTGAATACCGGGAGCGCTGGCCGGTTCTGCTGGACAGCCACGCGCGCCCGCTCTGGCTGCCCGGGCTGGCGCGCAGCGACATCGCCCCCGTGACGCCGCAAACTCGCCGCTGCCTTTGTCTGGACCTGGAAGGTCCCAGTGCCTAG
- a CDS encoding dihydrofolate reductase, whose translation MAKTVYYTAASLDGFIADAGHGLDWLLQFGDPEGGDYEDFIASVGALAMGAHTYEWVLANAVRPPDGEAQPWPYAQPCWVFSTRSLPDLPDADLRFVRGDVRPVHRDMLDAAAGKDLWIVGGGELAGQFLDAGLLDALIVTIAPVTLGAGAPLLPRRVATPPLELVSARAWGDVFVRLHYRVARPMG comes from the coding sequence ATGGCGAAAACCGTCTACTACACGGCCGCCAGCCTGGACGGCTTCATCGCCGATGCCGGGCACGGCCTGGACTGGCTGCTGCAGTTCGGCGATCCCGAGGGCGGCGACTACGAGGACTTCATCGCCAGCGTCGGCGCGCTGGCCATGGGCGCCCACACCTACGAGTGGGTGCTGGCCAACGCGGTGCGACCGCCGGACGGCGAGGCCCAGCCCTGGCCCTACGCGCAGCCCTGCTGGGTCTTCAGCACGCGCAGCCTGCCGGACCTGCCCGACGCCGACCTGCGCTTCGTGCGCGGGGATGTCCGCCCCGTGCATCGTGACATGCTGGACGCCGCCGCGGGCAAGGACCTGTGGATCGTCGGCGGCGGCGAGCTGGCCGGACAGTTCCTGGATGCGGGCTTGCTGGACGCGCTGATCGTCACGATCGCGCCGGTCACCCTCGGCGCCGGCGCGCCGCTGCTGCCGCGGCGCGTGGCGACGCCGCCGCTGGAGCTGGTCTCGGCGCGGGCCTGGGGGGACGTCTTCGTCCGCTTGCACTACCGCGTGGCGCGGCCAATGGGCTAG
- the folP gene encoding dihydropteroate synthase, with product MGILNVTPDSFSDGGRWADPARAVEQGLRLVDEGAAILDVGGESTRPGARPVPADEEARRVVPVIRALARSTDVPVSVDTRKASVAAAALEAGAQIVNDISALGDPAMAGTVAASGAALVLMHMQGSPETMQDDPRYGDPVAEIADWLAGRLAAARDAGIAGDRLVADPGLGFGKRLEDNLAILRRLEELHALGVPLLVGASRKSFLGRLTDEPDPTRRLAASLAAAGRAAEAGARILRVHDVEATRRFLAAWLALNPGSTPSTRERSEKGAP from the coding sequence ATGGGCATCCTGAACGTCACCCCCGACAGCTTTTCCGACGGCGGGCGCTGGGCCGATCCGGCCCGCGCCGTCGAGCAGGGCCTCCGCCTCGTGGACGAGGGCGCCGCGATCCTGGACGTGGGCGGCGAGTCCACCCGTCCGGGGGCGCGGCCCGTGCCCGCGGACGAGGAGGCGCGCCGGGTCGTCCCGGTGATCCGGGCCCTGGCGCGCTCGACCGACGTCCCCGTGTCCGTGGACACGCGCAAGGCGTCGGTGGCCGCGGCCGCCCTGGAGGCGGGCGCGCAGATCGTGAACGACATCTCCGCCCTAGGTGATCCGGCCATGGCGGGCACGGTGGCGGCGAGCGGGGCGGCCCTGGTGCTCATGCACATGCAGGGAAGTCCCGAGACCATGCAGGATGATCCCCGCTACGGCGACCCCGTGGCGGAGATCGCCGACTGGCTGGCCGGGCGCCTCGCTGCGGCGCGCGACGCGGGCATCGCCGGCGACCGGCTGGTGGCGGATCCGGGCCTCGGCTTCGGCAAGCGCCTGGAGGACAACCTGGCCATCCTGCGCCGCCTGGAGGAACTGCACGCCCTGGGCGTGCCCCTCCTGGTGGGCGCGAGCCGCAAGTCCTTCCTCGGCCGGCTGACGGACGAGCCCGACCCCACGCGTCGCCTCGCCGCCAGCCTGGCGGCGGCGGGGCGCGCCGCCGAGGCGGGGGCACGGATCCTGCGAGTGCACGACGTGGAGGCCACGCGGCGCTTCCTCGCCGCCTGGCTGGCCCTGAACCCGGGGTCGACGCCATCGACCCGTGAGCGCAGCGAGAAAGGCGCGCCTTGA